In a genomic window of Branchiostoma lanceolatum isolate klBraLanc5 chromosome 12, klBraLanc5.hap2, whole genome shotgun sequence:
- the LOC136446040 gene encoding uncharacterized protein encodes MAAIQLFICVVIVQCIVDLSGISAFQVAAFNLDRLEHGHVSLEQNDIPEPEETNALPEDNGMNDIAISSSEAEALLHLLVDVHLDQHDHSPAEAIVPPAAEIHLDPLLEIVPTTARPAEPESDSFSIDAYIKASELLDKLQADQPQFDFQPIHDKLKGSPEPEEVTEMITYVRNLRAKLTKYVRDTTSTLGKFSLLVFDPPITEANLANQPRWQRELNDAMERTKDIIDDFINNLYDIKTQLQMVVMEVARMEIPISEVVLKPAPRFRDDRKRQPVSPKPIQNLSEYAEWLVDFLTNTIPTANELAVKSFPRFRMVRDADGAATLEEERERFTRSVDEYREFLDFLGETLEEVPNVNPMDHKEPTRV; translated from the exons ATGGCAGCCATTCAGCTCTTCATCTGTGTCGTGATCGTTCAGTGCATCGTGGACTTATCGGGGATATCAGCCTTTCAAGTCGCCGCTTTCAACTTGGATCGGCTCGAGCATGGCCACGTCAGTCTCGAGCAGAACGACATTCCGGAGCCGGAGGAAACTAACGCTCTTCCCGAAGACAACGGGATGAACGACATCGCTATCTCCTCGAGCGAAGCTGAGGCCTTACTCCATCTTCTGGTTGACGTCCATCTCGATCAACATGACCACTCACCAGCGGAAGCCATCGTTCCTCCAGCCGCTGAGATACACCTAGACCCTCTACTGGAGATCGTACCGACCACCGCCAGGCCGGCAGAGCCGGAATCCGACTCGTTCTCCATCGACGCCTACATCAAAGCGTCGGAGCTGTTGGACAAGCTCCAGGCGGATCAGCCGCAGTTCGACTTCCAGCCCATTCACGATAAGCTGAAGGGATCTCCCGAGCCAGAGGAGGTGACAGAGATGATCACATACGTCCGGAACCTGAGAGCAAAGCTGACGAAATACGTCAGGGATACGACCAGCACGTTGGGCAAGTTCAGTCTGCTGGTGTTCGACCCTCCCATCACCGAGGCGAACCTGGCGAACCAGCCCCGCTGGCAGCGAGAGCTCAACGATGCCATGGAGAGGACAAAGGACAT TATTGACGACTTCATCAACAATCTGTACGACATCAAGACGCAGCTGCAGATGGTGGTCATGGAGGTAGCCCGGATGGAGATTCCCATCAGCGAGGTGGTCCTCAAGCCCGCGCCAAGATTTAGAGACGACAGGAAAC GTCAGCCTGTCTCGCCCAAGCCGATCCAGAACCTGTCCGAGTACGCCGAGTGGCTGGTGGACTTCCTGACCAACACCATCCCCACAGCCAACGAGCTGGCGGTGAAGAGCTTCCCCCGGTTCCGCATGGTTCGCGACGCGGACGGCGCGGCCACCCTGGAGGAGGAGCGCGAGCGCTTCACCCGGTCTGTGGACGAGTACCGCGAGTTCTTGGACTTTCTTGGCGAGACGCTTGAGGAGGTGCCTAACGTCAACCCTATGGACCACAAGGAGCCGACACGTGTTTAA
- the LOC136446172 gene encoding nidogen-2-like — protein MKVSAIFLLSVISCACAAILCPPNFCDSMLCEEVTSENCEGRVQEGGSVCGCCDSCIAQIPLGVGCHQTMLLGLPATSECEQGSKCDFQSMTCIAKTCAELKEEQGNMLADLDKPLLGAHLPECEADGSWSARQCTGSKCYCVDEAGKTIEGFGAKIWEAKDMTCACARHQNTEQPQLLGAFVPRCDPMGNYAPVQCHGSVCSCADSAGQLLAGTEVSIADIATLTC, from the exons ATGAAGGTATCCGCGATCTTCCTCCTGTCCGTGATTTCCTGCGCATGCGCAGCCATCCTCTGCCCTCCCAACTTCTGTGACTCGATGTTGTGTGAGGAGGTGACGTCAGAAAACTGTGAGGGGCGTGTCCAAGAGGGCGGGTCCGTGTGCGGGTGTTGCGACAGCTGTATTGCTCAGATCC CCCTGGGCGTGGGTTGTCACCAGACCATGTTGCTCGGACTTCCAGCGACGTCCGAATGTGAGCAGGGCAGCAAGTGTGACTTCCAGTCCATGACATGCATTGCAA AGACTTGTGCTGAGCTGAAGGAGGAACAGGGGAACATGCTGGCGGACTTGGACAAACCACTGCTGGGGGCTCACCTGCCTGAATGTGAAGCCGACGGCAGCTGGTCTGCCAGGCAGTGCACAGGGTCCAA GTGCTACTGTGTCGACGAGGCTGGAAAGACGATCGAAGGTTTCGGGGCCAAAATTTGGGAGGCAAAGGACATGACATGCG CCTGTGCCCGTCACCAGAACACCGAGCAGCCCCAGCTGCTGGGCGCCTTCGTGCCTAGGTGCGACCCCATGGGGAACTACGCCCCGGTGCAGTGCCACGGGTCCGTGTGCTCCTGCGCAGACTCCGCGGGACAGTTGTTGGCCGGCACAGAAGTCAGCATCGCAGACATCGCCACCCTCACCTGTT aa
- the LOC136446241 gene encoding uncharacterized protein: protein MQTVTLLPCLLAAVLTVCAVRAQDDCPPELMSPSCDYFGRWSRGGSGMVTAHPRLSKRGRRQLVNMLMEIASKQQGKAVKRFTDEVHEGSRSLRERLSLRDVLMGRMV, encoded by the exons ATGCAGACCGTTACGCTGCTGCCGTGTCTCCTCGCCGCCGTGCTGACCGTCTGCGCCGTGCGGGCCCAGGACGACTGTCCTCCGGAACTCATGTCTCCGTCCTGCGACTACTTCGGCAGGTGGAGCCGGGGCGGCAGCGGCATGGTCACCGCTCACCCCCGGCTCAGCAAGCGGGGCAGGCGCCAACTGGTCAACATGCTCAT GGAAATCGCATCGAAGCAGCAGGGCAAGGCGGTGAAACGGTTCACAGATGAAGTGCACGAGGGCTCCAGATCACTCCGCGAGAGACTAAGCCTCAGGGACGTGTTGATGGGAAGAATGGTCTAA
- the LOC136446280 gene encoding uncharacterized protein, translated as MIDNRTILNILILGTFCTCICAVVPDAWGAALPPEMAGDPAAFTRKQWVEERRNTVGRVVENPCSLPSAVRPPACDWWLVHRYARSPRSHQERDNIYTPRSSPAFSYLLGGPRHVSSRRPTAQRPAYFRSGV; from the exons ATGATAGACAACCGCACGATACTCAACATCCTCATCCTCGGGACTTTCTGCACCTGCATATGCGCAGTAGTGCCCGACGCCTGGGGCGCAGCCCTCCCACCGGAAATGGCTGGTGACCCTGCGGCCTTCACCCGGAAGCAGTGGGTAGAGGAGAGGCGGAACACGGTGGGGCGAGTGGTGGAAAACCCCTGCTCCCTGCCCTCGGCCGTGCGTCCGCCCGCCTGTGACTGGTGGTTGGTCCATCGGTACGCCAGGAGCCCCCGTTCGCACCAAGAGAGAGACAA CATCTACACGCCAAGGTCGTCACCGGCTTTCAGCTACCTCCTGGGAGGGCCGAGGCACGTCAGCAGCCGGCGCCCCACCGCCCAGAGGCCCGCCTACTTCAGGAGCGGAGTGTGA